Proteins encoded by one window of Ignavibacteriales bacterium:
- a CDS encoding PAS domain S-box protein, producing MKSKIIIIVTTLILIVIGFLLFELSNASKKEVFEKFCFERNVATRQLTNAVETYLKDQAQTVDLLTSFSSLQNSDMQQMAIDISKFYDHVKTENVKSISIYNEKGTIIFSTIKEYVGQNYAVSDFFQWALKKENKGKQLFYSLIQKPDNQKENNVNFRFLIVAPIYKEVKQPTLMYKYVGVVATTIDLEETISAFRPNVRPNSIREHVMVLDQNETILFHSEHPEMVMNNIRHQDETCMQCHISFKHVETIVTQKDGTTEYRLKEGPKKLASFSSFEYKNIAWTIVLIVPLEEAAGFFEKNLSMILLLVGVLIVTLLGSSSLIYSFNNRLKVKAEEEAKYWREKRELEDQIRESEEKFRSVAQSANDAIISTNNKGIIFGWNKGAEKMFGYLEAEITGEKLDIIIPKGYRERHINGINRIEQGGQHNIMGRTVELCGLHKNSKEFPLELSIAEWETPSGKFFTGIIRDITERKQAEKELLKLSHAVEQSPVSIIITDTIGNIEYSNPKVIEITGYKPEELLGKNPRILSSGEKPKSEYKTLWDTISSGKEWRGELHNKKKNGELYWESVSISPILNTKGEITHFLAVKEDITERKISEDRQMLITKILLILNRPNEWQQIINDILNEIKTFTNLEAIAIRLKEGEDYPYFVVNGFPSTFAEAGRFLCSRNPETEIILDSEGKLHMECICNNIISGHTNPSFPFFTNEGSFWTNCTSSLLAAKTEKEVQVSTRNCLGGEDYESLALIPLKSGEKVIGLLQFNDKRKDRFTLGMIQFFEKIGSTIGIAYKRMLAEKQTRESEERYRFIVEATNDVIYRLRYNSMKYDYINHAIEKLTGYSPDEINQIGFKNIVVKISKYHIENINTELIVSDREHGNTSEWQADYKVRTKDGKFIWLADHSYPWNDDAGNLIGSIGILGDITERKNAEEEVIKAKEKAEEMNRLKSCFLANMSHELRTPLIGILGFAEILKDELTDQNFKGPAELIFDSGTRLKETLNLILDLSKIESEAFELNLEELEITDYVSSLIKVFKKSAESKGLELKIITAEELLYSKLDKVLLDSIINNLLNNAIKYTQKGSVTVDIKKINDNNSSSDVEILVKDTGIGIAKENQLVIFEPFRQASEGWNRNFEGTGLGLTLVKKYVERMHGTITVESKIGVGSAFKVTFPIIKTEFKKIEKSIIIERELSKIIEIEKISKPLILYVEDDIVSQQVIRAMVINYYGIDCVEDGIEAIESVKKKKYDIILMDINLGGSLNGLEIAREIGKIPNYKTVPIIAVTAYAMVGDKEKMIEGGCTHYLSKPFSRSEMLALLKGAINTRNF from the coding sequence ATGAAATCTAAAATTATCATAATCGTTACAACTCTTATTTTAATTGTAATAGGGTTTTTACTCTTCGAGCTAAGTAATGCAAGTAAAAAGGAAGTCTTCGAGAAATTCTGCTTTGAACGGAATGTAGCTACGCGACAACTAACTAATGCTGTTGAAACTTATTTAAAGGACCAGGCTCAAACAGTTGATTTACTCACATCCTTTTCTTCACTTCAAAATAGTGATATGCAGCAGATGGCAATAGACATATCAAAATTTTACGATCATGTAAAAACAGAAAATGTAAAATCGATTAGTATATATAACGAAAAAGGTACAATCATCTTTTCAACTATAAAAGAATATGTTGGACAAAATTATGCAGTGAGTGATTTTTTTCAGTGGGCATTAAAAAAGGAAAATAAGGGAAAGCAGTTATTTTACTCACTAATACAAAAACCAGACAACCAGAAAGAAAATAATGTTAATTTCCGCTTTTTAATTGTTGCTCCTATTTATAAGGAAGTTAAGCAACCTACCTTAATGTATAAATACGTAGGCGTTGTTGCTACAACTATTGACTTAGAAGAAACTATTTCCGCATTTCGTCCAAATGTCAGGCCTAATTCTATCAGAGAGCATGTAATGGTTTTAGATCAGAATGAAACTATACTTTTCCACTCCGAACACCCGGAAATGGTGATGAATAATATCCGGCATCAAGATGAAACATGTATGCAATGCCACATCTCGTTCAAACATGTGGAAACTATTGTTACCCAAAAGGACGGAACAACTGAATATAGACTTAAGGAAGGACCAAAGAAGCTGGCAAGTTTTTCTTCATTCGAATATAAGAATATCGCATGGACGATTGTTCTCATTGTTCCATTAGAAGAAGCAGCGGGTTTCTTTGAAAAAAATCTTTCCATGATATTACTCCTCGTTGGTGTATTGATCGTTACTCTTTTAGGAAGTTCCTCACTAATTTACTCCTTTAACAACCGTTTAAAAGTTAAAGCAGAAGAAGAAGCAAAGTATTGGAGGGAAAAACGAGAGTTAGAGGATCAAATAAGAGAAAGCGAAGAAAAATTCCGCTCAGTAGCGCAATCAGCAAACGATGCAATTATTTCAACAAATAATAAAGGAATAATATTCGGTTGGAATAAGGGTGCAGAAAAAATGTTTGGTTATTTGGAAGCAGAAATAACTGGGGAAAAATTGGATATTATAATTCCTAAAGGTTATCGTGAGAGGCACATTAACGGTATTAACCGTATAGAACAAGGCGGTCAACACAATATAATGGGCAGAACTGTAGAATTATGCGGATTGCATAAAAATAGTAAAGAATTCCCGTTGGAATTATCAATAGCAGAATGGGAAACACCTTCTGGCAAATTTTTCACCGGAATTATTCGTGATATAACCGAACGCAAACAAGCTGAAAAAGAGCTTCTAAAATTATCACACGCAGTTGAACAAAGTCCGGTTTCAATTATTATTACTGATACTATTGGCAACATAGAATATTCAAACCCAAAAGTAATAGAAATTACCGGCTATAAACCTGAAGAGTTATTAGGAAAAAATCCGAGAATTTTAAGTTCAGGAGAAAAACCAAAAAGCGAATACAAAACTCTGTGGGATACTATTTCGTCTGGTAAGGAATGGCGCGGAGAACTTCATAATAAAAAGAAAAATGGTGAACTTTACTGGGAATCCGTATCAATCTCACCAATCTTAAATACAAAAGGAGAGATCACACATTTTCTTGCGGTTAAGGAAGATATAACTGAACGAAAGATTTCTGAAGATAGACAAATGTTAATAACAAAAATTTTATTAATCCTTAACAGACCAAATGAGTGGCAACAAATTATTAATGATATTCTTAACGAGATAAAAACATTTACAAATTTAGAAGCAATAGCCATTCGCTTGAAAGAAGGTGAAGATTATCCATACTTTGTTGTTAACGGATTTCCATCAACTTTTGCAGAAGCTGGAAGATTTTTATGTTCAAGAAATCCTGAAACTGAAATTATTTTGGACTCCGAAGGTAAATTACACATGGAATGTATATGTAATAATATAATTTCCGGTCATACCAATCCTTCATTTCCGTTTTTTACAAATGAAGGCAGCTTTTGGACTAACTGCACATCAAGTCTGCTTGCGGCTAAAACAGAAAAAGAGGTTCAAGTAAGTACAAGGAATTGTTTGGGAGGCGAAGATTATGAATCTTTAGCTTTAATTCCTTTAAAATCCGGAGAAAAAGTTATTGGATTGCTACAGTTTAATGATAAACGCAAGGATAGGTTTACTCTTGGTATGATTCAGTTCTTTGAAAAGATTGGATCCACAATAGGAATTGCTTATAAGAGAATGCTGGCTGAAAAACAAACAAGAGAAAGTGAAGAACGTTATCGGTTTATTGTAGAAGCTACCAACGATGTTATCTACCGGCTAAGATATAATTCAATGAAGTATGATTATATAAATCATGCAATAGAAAAACTAACTGGCTATTCACCGGATGAAATCAACCAAATCGGATTTAAAAACATAGTAGTAAAGATTAGTAAATACCATATTGAAAACATCAATACAGAATTAATTGTGTCTGACAGGGAACATGGAAATACCAGTGAGTGGCAAGCCGATTACAAAGTTAGAACTAAGGATGGTAAGTTTATCTGGTTAGCCGATCATTCATATCCTTGGAACGATGATGCTGGTAATTTGATAGGAAGTATTGGCATTCTGGGTGATATTACAGAACGTAAAAATGCGGAAGAGGAAGTAATTAAAGCAAAAGAAAAAGCCGAAGAAATGAACCGGCTGAAATCCTGTTTCTTAGCAAATATGAGTCACGAGCTGCGCACACCTTTAATTGGTATCCTTGGTTTTGCCGAAATTTTAAAAGATGAACTAACTGATCAAAATTTTAAAGGACCAGCAGAATTAATTTTTGACAGCGGAACCAGGTTAAAGGAAACTTTAAATCTAATTCTTGACTTATCAAAAATTGAATCTGAGGCATTTGAATTAAATTTAGAAGAATTAGAGATAACAGATTATGTGTCATCATTAATAAAAGTTTTCAAAAAATCTGCCGAAAGTAAAGGATTAGAATTAAAAATAATTACTGCTGAGGAATTATTATATTCCAAACTGGATAAAGTACTGTTAGATTCCATAATAAATAATTTGTTAAACAACGCCATAAAGTATACACAAAAAGGTAGTGTAACTGTTGATATAAAAAAAATAAATGATAACAATAGTTCTTCAGATGTGGAAATTCTGGTAAAGGATACAGGAATAGGTATAGCCAAAGAGAACCAGTTAGTTATTTTTGAACCTTTCAGGCAGGCAAGCGAAGGATGGAATAGAAATTTTGAAGGTACAGGTTTGGGATTAACACTTGTTAAAAAATATGTTGAGCGTATGCATGGTACTATAACTGTTGAGAGTAAAATCGGAGTTGGTTCGGCATTTAAAGTAACCTTCCCAATTATAAAAACAGAATTTAAGAAGATTGAAAAATCAATTATTATAGAGAGGGAGTTAAGTAAAATAATTGAAATAGAAAAAATTAGTAAACCATTAATTTTATATGTGGAAGATGATATTGTTAGTCAACAAGTAATTAGAGCAATGGTTATTAATTATTATGGAATTGATTGCGTTGAAGATGGCATAGAAGCTATTGAATCTGTAAAAAAGAAAAAATATGATATTATTCTTATGGATATAAATCTTGGAGGCAGCTTAAACGGTTTGGAAATAGCCAGGGAAATTGGAAAAATACCCAATTACAAAACAGTTCCAATAATTGCTGTAACAGCATACGCAATGGTTGGTGATAAAGAAAAAATGATTGAGGGTGGATGTACTCACTATTTATCTAAACCTTTTTCAAGGAGTGAAATGCTTGCTTTATTAAAAGGAGCAATAAATACTAGAAACTTCTGA
- a CDS encoding response regulator, translated as MLRVLILEDSPQDVEIIRELLIDAGFDLDMDCTALEKEFVSLLRSNTYDVILADFKLPGFDGFSALRWAKEICPNVPFICVSGAIGEETAVEFLKLGAVDYVLKDRPKRLPFAIKRALVEAKEKETKRQAEQQVKKLNRVYSVLSNINQAIVRIHDTNQLIKDACMITVDEGKFQSAWIGIVNNETKKIETSATAGLANNLIEVSPKQNPIVNALKSGKHFVSNNINGDENITDIWKQNSVSLGFRSFTVFPLIVLGKVIGVFCIYSNEIDFFDSQEISLLDEMATDISFAFEFIQKEADRKRVEEALIEKEERYQSLIQTSLDGFWVADAQGHLLEVNDAYCLMTGYSKEKLLTMNISDLECAETQENTREHIKKIISTGHDRFESKHIRADGKIIDVEINTVYLNSKSIFLVFTNDITERKRAEEVLKMERQRLFDVLESIPVMVCLLTPDYHVIFSNSAFRTMFGEGNGRFCYDYIFGNEKPCVFCETFNVLKTGKPHHWCCKNRDGSRIIDVFDFPFTDTDGSPLVLEMDIDITDRIRAENELITTNKELTFQNEEKEKRAEELVIANKVLDFENKEKEKQADELIVAKEKAEELNRLKSCFLANMSHELRTPLIGILGFAEILKEELTDENFREQAELIFDGGTRLKKTLNLILDLSKIEAESLTVNLEEIELTSYIPNLVKVFEKSAESKGIELKLITGEELLFSNLDKALLDSINNNLVNNAIKYTHQGKVTVEINKIIDNEKLYAELLVADSGIGIAEENLAIIFEPFRQASEGWSRNYEGTGLGLTLVKKYVASMKGTISVESKVGVGSTFKVRLPITKSVFKESEKADNGTKEETYVIETERINKPLILYVEDDIVSQQVIKAMVSNYYRIEHIAEGEGAIELVKQKKYDIILMDINLKGKLNGLETAKEIKKIEGYERTSIIAVTAYAMAGEKEKLLSGGCTYYISKPFLKDEFLSLLSESLNR; from the coding sequence ATGTTAAGAGTACTCATACTGGAGGATTCGCCTCAAGATGTTGAGATCATCCGCGAGTTATTGATAGACGCGGGATTTGACCTGGATATGGATTGTACTGCGTTAGAAAAGGAATTCGTCTCTTTGCTCCGCAGCAATACTTATGATGTTATTCTCGCTGATTTCAAACTACCCGGATTCGATGGGTTCAGCGCGCTTAGATGGGCTAAAGAAATTTGCCCGAATGTTCCTTTCATCTGCGTCTCAGGAGCGATAGGCGAGGAAACCGCAGTAGAATTTTTAAAGCTGGGAGCTGTCGATTATGTCTTAAAGGATAGACCAAAAAGACTTCCCTTTGCTATTAAACGGGCGCTTGTTGAAGCTAAGGAAAAAGAAACTAAACGGCAAGCGGAACAGCAAGTAAAAAAATTAAATCGCGTCTATTCAGTACTTAGTAATATCAATCAAGCTATTGTCCGAATTCATGATACAAATCAATTGATTAAAGATGCTTGCATGATTACTGTTGATGAAGGAAAATTTCAAAGTGCTTGGATTGGTATCGTAAATAACGAAACAAAGAAAATTGAGACCTCTGCAACTGCCGGATTAGCAAACAATTTAATAGAAGTGAGTCCAAAACAAAATCCGATTGTAAATGCATTAAAATCTGGAAAACATTTTGTTTCAAATAACATTAATGGCGATGAAAACATAACCGATATTTGGAAACAGAATTCTGTGTCTTTGGGATTTAGATCTTTCACAGTATTTCCACTTATAGTTCTTGGAAAAGTAATTGGTGTTTTTTGTATCTATTCAAATGAGATTGATTTTTTCGATTCTCAAGAAATTAGTTTGCTTGATGAAATGGCAACCGATATTTCTTTTGCATTTGAATTCATTCAGAAGGAGGCAGACCGTAAACGTGTGGAAGAAGCTTTGATTGAGAAAGAAGAACGTTACCAAAGCTTGATCCAAACATCCCTTGATGGTTTTTGGGTTGCTGATGCCCAAGGACATCTTTTAGAAGTGAACGATGCTTATTGTTTAATGACAGGATATTCGAAAGAAAAATTACTCACAATGAACATTAGTGATTTGGAATGTGCAGAAACACAAGAAAATACGCGTGAACATATAAAAAAAATTATTTCAACTGGTCATGATCGATTTGAAAGCAAACATATACGTGCCGATGGAAAAATAATAGATGTGGAGATAAATACAGTTTACCTTAACTCTAAAAGTATATTTCTTGTTTTTACAAACGACATCACTGAACGCAAACGTGCTGAAGAAGTATTGAAAATGGAGAGACAGCGGCTATTTGATGTGCTTGAATCTATACCGGTAATGGTATGTCTATTGACGCCTGATTACCATGTCATATTTTCCAATAGCGCTTTCCGGACTATGTTTGGCGAGGGCAACGGCCGATTCTGCTATGATTATATTTTTGGGAATGAAAAACCTTGCGTGTTTTGCGAAACATTCAATGTCCTGAAGACAGGCAAACCTCATCATTGGTGCTGTAAAAATCGGGATGGATCGAGGATTATTGATGTCTTCGACTTTCCCTTTACAGACACAGATGGTTCACCTCTCGTTCTTGAGATGGACATTGACATTACAGATCGCATACGGGCAGAGAATGAATTAATTACTACGAACAAAGAGCTTACTTTCCAAAACGAAGAGAAAGAAAAACGCGCAGAAGAATTGGTCATAGCCAATAAAGTGCTTGACTTTGAAAACAAAGAAAAAGAAAAACAGGCGGATGAATTAATCGTTGCCAAAGAAAAAGCAGAAGAACTGAACCGGCTGAAATCCTGCTTTTTAGCCAATATGAGCCACGAACTGCGTACACCGTTAATTGGAATACTTGGCTTTGCAGAAATCCTTAAAGAAGAATTAACTGATGAAAATTTTAGAGAACAAGCAGAATTAATTTTTGATGGCGGAACAAGGCTAAAGAAAACTTTAAATCTAATTCTTGACTTATCCAAAATTGAAGCAGAATCTTTAACTGTGAATCTTGAAGAGATTGAACTGACTTCTTACATTCCAAATCTGGTTAAAGTATTTGAAAAATCTGCGGAGTCTAAAGGAATAGAACTAAAATTGATTACTGGAGAAGAATTATTATTTTCTAATTTGGATAAAGCACTATTAGATTCCATCAACAATAACCTTGTGAATAATGCAATTAAGTATACACACCAAGGTAAAGTAACAGTTGAAATTAATAAAATAATTGACAATGAAAAATTGTATGCAGAACTGTTGGTAGCAGATTCCGGTATAGGAATAGCGGAAGAAAATCTGGCAATTATTTTCGAACCTTTCAGGCAGGCAAGTGAAGGCTGGAGCAGAAATTATGAAGGTACAGGGTTGGGTCTTACGCTGGTAAAGAAATATGTTGCGAGTATGAAAGGAACTATAAGCGTGGAAAGTAAAGTTGGCGTCGGTTCAACATTTAAAGTCAGGTTACCAATTACAAAATCAGTATTTAAGGAAAGTGAAAAAGCCGATAATGGAACAAAAGAAGAAACTTACGTAATTGAAACAGAAAGAATTAATAAACCATTAATTTTATATGTCGAAGACGACATTGTTAGCCAACAAGTTATTAAAGCAATGGTTAGTAATTATTATAGAATTGAACATATTGCCGAAGGTGAAGGAGCAATTGAATTAGTAAAGCAAAAAAAATACGATATAATTTTAATGGATATTAATCTAAAAGGTAAGCTAAATGGTCTGGAAACTGCCAAAGAAATAAAAAAAATAGAAGGATACGAAAGAACTTCAATAATAGCAGTAACGGCATACGCTATGGCAGGTGAAAAAGAAAAATTATTAAGCGGAGGTTGTACCTATTATATATCCAAACCATTTTTAAAAGATGAGTTTCTTTCTTTATTAAGCGAATCTCTTAATCGTTAG
- a CDS encoding response regulator, with translation MVELRTILLAEDNPKDVELTLEALSEHNLANHVTVVKDGVEAMEFLRCEGKYKLRKSGLPAVLLLDIKMPRMDGIEVLRTVRSDPALKLLPVVVLTSSREEKDLINSYELGVNAYVVKPVDFKDFIQAVKEIGVFWAIINEVPPESKLSA, from the coding sequence ATGGTAGAACTAAGGACGATACTTTTAGCAGAAGACAATCCCAAGGATGTTGAATTGACTCTTGAGGCTCTGTCTGAACATAACCTTGCCAACCACGTTACTGTCGTTAAAGATGGAGTGGAAGCAATGGAATTTCTGCGATGCGAAGGCAAGTATAAATTACGCAAATCAGGACTTCCCGCAGTATTGCTTCTGGATATTAAAATGCCCCGCATGGATGGAATTGAAGTTCTTCGAACTGTACGAAGCGATCCGGCACTGAAGCTATTACCTGTGGTGGTACTTACATCCTCCCGTGAAGAGAAGGATTTGATAAATAGTTATGAACTTGGAGTTAATGCTTATGTTGTAAAGCCGGTAGATTTCAAAGATTTTATACAAGCAGTGAAAGAGATTGGTGTCTTCTGGGCTATAATTAATGAAGTACCGCCAGAGAGTAAGCTATCCGCATAA
- a CDS encoding PAS domain S-box protein translates to MKKHDKKVNEVLNNNSSTAKNKLKAADEVNELAENEMFVQIGKALDFQKEEEKKRADELIIADKELAFQKEEKGKRAAELVIANKEKEKRANELIIADKELAFQKEEKGKRAAELIVANKEKGKRADELIIADKELAFQKEEKGKRADELIIADKELAFQKEEKGKRATELIVANKEKGKRADELIIADKELAFQKEEKEKRATELIIANDERRETNEYLENLLDYANAPIIVWNTQYEITRFNKAFETLTGKTEKDVMGKSLKILFPPTERDSSMELIRKTLEGERMEVVEINILQINGFVRTLLWNSANIFDKERKNIIATIAQGYDITERKRAEDALREIEKKYRTIVDRASDGFMIGQDGTMKFSNAGFAAMLGYEVNEVEGAEFSKTIPPENLEFLQERHQRRLAGEQVPALYETTLLHKNGERILVEINASVVQYEGKPADLVIVRNITERKRVEEVIRDNEKRFRELIESLPQLFWTCRVDGPCDYLSKQWVEFTGIPEVEQLGYGWLEQLHPDDKDRTVSEWMEKVKTGFSFDIEFRIRRADGIYRWFKTRAVPMRDTNNNIIKWFGSNTEFDDLKRSLETQERLVSTIESSTDMISYADLNANIIYMNLAGKKMLGLNADDDITKYKIENFISDDAKHDMFNITLPAIFRVGSWIGDSVFKDIIGKKIPAALSCTLLKNKNGEPEFMAVNARDITERKHAEEELGRFYEVSVDMMSIIGFDGCFKRLNPAWEKTLGFSLNKMLFEPFINFVHPEDKDATLAEAAKLAAGTRTISFENRYRCTDGSYRWLSWSVIPAVNEELLYCVARDVTEHKLAEETSIRLAALVEASDDAIIGKDFNGIITSWNSGAEKLFGYSANESVGRSIMQIVPQDRWNEEEQLLVNIRRTGHAHRFETVRLTRDGQLIDVAVTSSPIKDAAGNLFGVSKVVRDITERKRAEEEIRQLNADLEHRVVMRTAQLEASNKELEAFTYSVSHDLRAPLRHISGYVQLLISRFHPALSDKGQHYLDSIADSVHQMGLLIDNLLQFSRTGRAEMRRIDSDMNGIINEVIESLDKDNPDRSIKWKVAKLPSVFCDSAMMRLVWMNLLSNAVKFTRTREKALIEIGAKVEKNEVIFFVRDNGVGFDMQYAQKLFGVFQRLHPTEEFEGTGIGLANVQRIIMRHGGRTWAEAELDNLPAGKAGGATFYFSIQHN, encoded by the coding sequence ATGAAAAAACATGACAAAAAAGTAAATGAAGTTTTAAATAATAATTCTTCCACTGCAAAAAACAAATTGAAGGCGGCAGATGAAGTAAATGAACTCGCCGAAAACGAAATGTTTGTTCAAATCGGCAAAGCGCTTGATTTTCAAAAAGAAGAGGAGAAGAAGCGGGCAGATGAGTTAATCATTGCTGACAAAGAGCTTGCTTTTCAAAAAGAAGAGAAAGGAAAGCGAGCCGCAGAATTAGTCATTGCTAATAAAGAAAAAGAAAAACGTGCAAATGAGTTGATCATTGCTGACAAAGAGCTTGCTTTTCAAAAAGAAGAGAAAGGAAAGCGAGCCGCAGAATTAATTGTTGCTAATAAAGAAAAAGGAAAGCGGGCAGATGAGTTGATCATTGCTGACAAAGAACTTGCTTTTCAAAAAGAAGAGAAAGGAAAGCGAGCAGATGAGTTAATCATTGCTGACAAAGAGCTTGCCTTTCAAAAAGAAGAAAAAGGAAAGCGGGCAACAGAATTAATTGTTGCTAATAAAGAAAAAGGAAAGCGGGCAGATGAGTTGATCATTGCTGACAAAGAGCTTGCTTTTCAAAAAGAAGAGAAAGAAAAACGAGCCACAGAATTAATCATTGCAAACGACGAAAGACGGGAGACGAACGAGTATCTGGAAAATTTACTTGATTACGCGAATGCTCCGATCATTGTCTGGAATACGCAATATGAAATCACACGATTTAACAAAGCCTTCGAAACACTAACCGGAAAAACTGAAAAAGATGTAATGGGCAAATCTCTAAAAATTCTGTTTCCGCCTACCGAGAGAGATAGTTCGATGGAACTTATCAGAAAAACCCTTGAGGGTGAACGGATGGAAGTTGTAGAAATTAATATCCTTCAAATCAATGGTTTTGTACGGACACTTTTGTGGAATTCAGCAAATATTTTTGATAAAGAAAGGAAAAATATTATTGCAACAATTGCACAAGGATATGATATCACCGAACGCAAACGGGCGGAAGATGCATTGCGGGAAATTGAGAAAAAATACCGCACCATCGTTGACAGAGCAAGTGATGGCTTTATGATCGGTCAGGATGGAACCATGAAGTTTTCGAATGCCGGCTTTGCGGCTATGTTGGGTTACGAGGTGAATGAAGTGGAAGGAGCCGAATTCAGCAAGACGATTCCGCCGGAGAATTTAGAATTTTTGCAGGAACGACATCAGAGAAGACTGGCCGGTGAGCAAGTCCCTGCATTATATGAAACTACGTTGCTTCATAAAAATGGAGAGAGGATACTCGTTGAGATTAATGCCAGCGTTGTCCAGTATGAAGGAAAACCAGCCGACCTGGTGATCGTGCGTAACATCACTGAGCGCAAGCGTGTTGAAGAAGTAATTAGAGATAATGAAAAACGCTTTAGAGAACTGATTGAATCGTTACCTCAACTATTTTGGACTTGCCGGGTAGATGGACCATGCGATTATTTAAGCAAACAATGGGTGGAATTTACCGGAATACCGGAAGTAGAACAATTGGGTTACGGCTGGCTTGAACAGCTTCATCCCGATGATAAGGACAGAACGGTTTCTGAGTGGATGGAAAAAGTAAAAACCGGATTTAGCTTTGATATTGAATTCAGGATAAGAAGAGCCGACGGTATCTATCGATGGTTCAAAACAAGAGCCGTACCGATGCGGGACACAAATAATAATATTATTAAGTGGTTCGGTTCCAATACTGAGTTTGATGACCTGAAAAGAAGTTTGGAAACGCAGGAAAGATTAGTATCAACTATTGAATCATCAACAGATATGATTTCTTATGCCGACTTAAATGCCAACATTATTTATATGAATTTAGCGGGCAAAAAAATGCTCGGGCTAAATGCTGATGATGATATTACAAAGTACAAAATAGAAAATTTCATAAGCGATGACGCAAAGCATGATATGTTCAATATAACCCTGCCGGCAATATTTAGGGTTGGCAGTTGGATTGGAGACAGTGTATTTAAGGATATTATCGGGAAGAAAATTCCGGCAGCATTATCATGCACACTACTAAAAAATAAAAATGGCGAACCTGAATTTATGGCTGTAAATGCCAGAGACATTACTGAACGCAAACATGCGGAGGAAGAACTCGGACGGTTTTATGAAGTTTCGGTAGATATGATGAGTATTATCGGTTTCGACGGATGTTTCAAGCGGCTTAATCCTGCCTGGGAAAAAACCCTCGGTTTTTCATTAAACAAAATGTTGTTTGAGCCATTCATAAATTTTGTGCATCCTGAAGATAAGGATGCAACATTAGCTGAAGCCGCAAAACTTGCTGCAGGCACCAGAACAATTAGCTTTGAAAATCGTTATCGTTGTACTGATGGGTCTTACCGGTGGTTATCCTGGTCTGTGATTCCTGCTGTCAATGAGGAACTCCTCTATTGTGTAGCCCGTGATGTAACTGAACACAAGTTGGCGGAGGAAACCTCCATCCGTCTGGCGGCGTTAGTCGAAGCATCAGATGATGCTATCATCGGAAAAGATTTTAACGGTATCATCACCAGTTGGAACTCAGGTGCGGAAAAGCTCTTTGGATATTCCGCAAATGAATCGGTGGGGCGCTCAATAATGCAAATAGTGCCGCAAGACCGCTGGAACGAGGAAGAGCAATTATTAGTTAATATACGGCGCACCGGACACGCTCACCGTTTTGAGACCGTTCGACTAACAAGAGACGGACAACTGATTGATGTTGCAGTGACCTCTTCACCAATCAAGGATGCTGCTGGCAATCTCTTTGGTGTCTCCAAGGTAGTGCGCGATATAACCGAACGCAAGAGGGCAGAGGAAGAAATACGTCAACTCAACGCCGACCTTGAACATCGCGTGGTAATGCGAACAGCTCAGTTGGAAGCCTCTAATAAGGAACTCGAAGCGTTCACTTATTCAGTGTCTCACGATCTGCGCGCTCCGTTACGGCATATTAGCGGATACGTGCAGTTGCTCATCAGCCGGTTCCATCCCGCTTTGTCAGATAAAGGTCAGCACTATTTAGACTCTATTGCAGATTCCGTGCATCAGATGGGATTGCTCATAGACAATCTGCTGCAATTCTCCAGAACAGGGCGGGCGGAGATGCGTAGAATTGATTCTGATATGAATGGAATCATTAATGAAGTAATAGAATCACTTGACAAAGATAATCCTGATCGCTCTATAAAATGGAAGGTAGCCAAATTACCATCAGTTTTTTGTGATAGTGCAATGATGCGGCTCGTGTGGATGAATCTCCTGAGTAATGCGGTTAAATTCACGCGAACAAGGGAGAAAGCTTTGATTGAGATCGGAGCGAAGGTTGAAAAGAATGAAGTAATCTTTTTTGTCCGGGACAATGGAGTAGGGTTTGATATGCAATATGCACAAAAGCTCTTTGGAGTTTTCCAACGCTTGCATCCAACGGAAGAATTTGAAGGAACCGGGATCGGTCTGGCAAATGTGCAGCGGATAATAATGCGTCACGGCGGGCGTACGTGGGCAGAAGCTGAACTAGATAACCTGCCTGCCGGCAAGGCAGGAGGAGCGACATTTTATTTTTCTATACAACATAATTAA